The following proteins come from a genomic window of Pyxidicoccus sp. MSG2:
- a CDS encoding ABC transporter permease, with protein sequence MDTAASTAPEAAAPPAGGTAASVAPWWERWGDRLNPLVVKEVRQGLRTRIFWACFGLMLLACVVLSLIAYVEVREAAFARHGRTYFFSFFFCLGVVHFFVIPYNAYRSLAREREDETWVLLVLTGLGPRRILRGKVASYLVQAGLYASAVGPFLLFSYFLNGIALPNILVILALGAAWLVFLTVVGVCAATLADGRLGRAFIHFTLLAALATALVQGLVAAFVMSDEGDRLLRDDDFVYAAGISLLLMLTDGWLLFEAAAARLSLPTEDYTRGPRRALLVQVLLGMLGGVAVWWAEGRDHTASEIFGIMGALHLLAVGLFVATDADGQARPLRALTRPWSLLRPGALRGFRLVVLLLVAWGVWFVGLEVLSADMPLRGESMRMATVATPTYGILFLSVAVLLGRMGRSDRLSSPAAVRLLFVASAGLAAALPPLAAVLMELEGDDGLMNLLNPVVGIVNFGSYDYSTSGSKMTWALLGFVVGVAALAAFAADRVLAERENRAHAS encoded by the coding sequence ATGGACACGGCCGCGAGCACGGCACCCGAAGCGGCGGCGCCCCCGGCGGGAGGCACGGCGGCGAGCGTGGCGCCGTGGTGGGAGCGGTGGGGAGACAGGCTCAACCCGCTGGTGGTGAAGGAGGTCCGCCAGGGCCTGCGCACGCGCATCTTCTGGGCGTGCTTCGGGCTGATGCTGCTGGCGTGCGTGGTGCTGTCGCTCATCGCCTACGTGGAGGTCCGCGAGGCGGCCTTCGCGCGCCATGGCCGGACCTACTTCTTCTCCTTCTTCTTCTGCCTGGGCGTGGTGCACTTCTTCGTCATCCCCTACAACGCGTACCGCTCCCTCGCGCGCGAGCGGGAGGACGAGACGTGGGTGCTGCTGGTGCTCACCGGCCTGGGGCCCCGCCGGATTCTGCGCGGCAAGGTGGCGTCGTACCTGGTGCAGGCGGGCCTGTATGCGTCGGCGGTGGGGCCCTTCCTGCTCTTCAGCTACTTCCTCAACGGCATCGCGTTGCCCAACATCCTCGTCATCCTGGCGCTGGGGGCGGCGTGGCTCGTCTTCCTCACGGTGGTGGGCGTGTGCGCGGCGACGCTGGCGGACGGGCGGTTGGGCCGCGCCTTCATCCACTTCACGCTGCTGGCCGCGCTGGCCACCGCGCTGGTGCAGGGGCTGGTGGCCGCGTTCGTGATGAGCGACGAGGGAGACCGGCTGCTGCGCGATGACGACTTCGTCTACGCGGCGGGAATCTCCCTGCTGTTGATGCTCACCGACGGGTGGCTGCTCTTCGAGGCCGCCGCGGCGCGGCTGTCGCTGCCGACGGAGGACTACACGCGCGGGCCACGCCGGGCGCTGCTGGTGCAGGTGCTGCTGGGCATGCTCGGCGGCGTGGCGGTGTGGTGGGCCGAGGGGCGCGACCACACCGCGTCGGAGATATTCGGCATCATGGGCGCGCTGCATCTGCTCGCGGTGGGGCTCTTCGTGGCCACGGACGCGGACGGCCAGGCACGGCCGCTGCGCGCGCTCACCCGGCCATGGTCGCTGCTGCGGCCGGGCGCGCTGCGGGGCTTCCGGCTGGTGGTGCTGTTGCTTGTGGCCTGGGGCGTGTGGTTCGTGGGGTTGGAGGTGCTGTCCGCGGACATGCCGCTGCGCGGGGAGTCGATGCGGATGGCGACCGTGGCGACGCCCACCTACGGCATCCTCTTCCTGTCGGTGGCGGTGCTGCTGGGACGGATGGGCCGCTCGGACCGGCTGTCCTCGCCCGCGGCGGTGCGCCTGCTCTTCGTGGCGTCGGCGGGCCTGGCGGCCGCGCTGCCTCCGCTGGCGGCCGTGCTGATGGAACTGGAAGGGGATGACGGGCTCATGAACCTGCTCAACCCGGTGGTGGGCATCGTCAACTTCGGCTCGTATGACTACTCGACGTCGGGCTCGAAGATGACGTGGGCGCTGCTGGGCTTCGTGGTGGGTGTGGCGGCGCTGGCCGCGTTCGCCGCGGACCGGGTGCTCGCCGAGCGCGAGAATCGGGCCCACGCCTCGTGA
- a CDS encoding DUF58 domain-containing protein: MDEAAVARLVPGLGLALPRVPHRGRVGEVRATSAGSSLELHDFRAYQPGDDLRQVDWNAVARTGELILRIRQDEVSPRVEVVLDGSRSMALSPRKAACAREVALLTAEVAARQGLSPTLMVAGTRPERAQGNACRAALHAAEFDARDDLSASLGRLPPLRPCGLRVVVSDFLFEADLPALCSRLSRGASGVFLAQVLDAEDLDPSGGEGARLVDAESGAALEELLTEDVLAAYSRRFAEHQRGLRAAAMRARGTLVTAPASESLAALVAGPLRPLFIAGGGA; this comes from the coding sequence ATGGACGAGGCGGCTGTCGCGCGGCTGGTGCCGGGGCTGGGACTGGCGCTTCCGCGCGTGCCCCACCGGGGCCGGGTGGGCGAGGTGCGCGCCACGTCCGCCGGAAGCTCGCTGGAGCTGCACGACTTCCGTGCGTACCAGCCGGGTGATGACTTGCGGCAGGTGGACTGGAATGCGGTGGCCCGCACGGGGGAGCTCATCCTGCGCATCCGCCAGGACGAGGTGTCGCCTCGCGTGGAGGTGGTGCTGGATGGCTCCCGCTCCATGGCGCTGTCGCCTCGCAAGGCGGCGTGCGCGCGCGAGGTGGCGCTGCTCACGGCGGAGGTGGCGGCGCGGCAGGGACTGTCGCCCACGTTGATGGTGGCGGGGACGCGGCCGGAGCGGGCGCAGGGGAATGCGTGCCGGGCGGCGCTCCATGCGGCGGAGTTCGACGCACGGGATGACTTGTCGGCGTCGCTGGGACGGCTGCCTCCGCTGCGCCCGTGCGGGCTGCGGGTGGTGGTGAGCGACTTCCTCTTCGAGGCGGACCTGCCGGCGCTGTGCTCGCGCCTGTCGCGCGGGGCGTCGGGGGTATTCCTGGCACAGGTGCTGGACGCGGAGGACCTGGACCCTTCGGGCGGGGAGGGGGCGCGACTGGTGGACGCGGAAAGCGGCGCGGCGCTGGAGGAGTTGCTGACAGAGGACGTGCTGGCCGCGTACTCGCGCCGGTTCGCGGAGCACCAGCGCGGGTTGAGGGCCGCTGCCATGCGGGCGCGCGGGACGCTGGTGACGGCTCCAGCGTCGGAGTCGCTCGCGGCGCTGGTGGCCGGGCCGCTGCGGCCCCTGTTCATCGCGGGAGGTGGGGCGTGA
- a CDS encoding BatA and WFA domain-containing protein, translating into MSFGFPWGLLALGALAPLVAAYFLRRRQKPVVVSALFLWRTPRPRAEAGPRFERFTREASLLLEVLAVVAVALFLADVRLGETARTRHLVLVVDGSLSMSARGRDGVTVLEKARQEAAKRVEEVDATQVTVLASGIAPRVLAGPEAEPSRALAALESFHAQGADHDPVPTLIWAQELAGAGRRVVFLTDVAPENAALVPDSVRWMALGSGRDNVALVSAQRRDEGATATVTLRVARFGAGPREVEARVRAQPGPGAKQGTERVERVQLPDEGTATVRLTFQGAGEVEVSLPDDALPEDGRVRLSPAPLRPIAVGLAEGLAAPERQAVERFLAVAPEVEKGTPTTGETLLIGPRGTDARVTVGAAGTLRTFLGPFFAEKGHPLLDDVQLAGVRWTAGDNPPGRPLVTAGEAVLVSEEEGGRVHLNVDLTRSNVQRVTAWPVLLGNLVREARRTREGFPRRQLTLGEPLPVVTVPGARYTLVGPEGRRPVFGAGAVDLPPPSGPGRYVLERDGDEVDTAEVLALDARESDLRGRGAADVAAREAGDDEEHGAPGRARWPLVLLLAALVADFYVTRRV; encoded by the coding sequence GTGAGCTTCGGCTTTCCGTGGGGGCTCTTGGCCCTGGGGGCGCTGGCGCCGCTCGTCGCCGCGTATTTCCTGCGTCGCCGGCAGAAGCCCGTCGTGGTGAGCGCGCTGTTCCTGTGGCGCACGCCGCGTCCCCGCGCCGAGGCGGGCCCACGCTTCGAGCGCTTCACGCGCGAGGCCTCGCTGCTGCTGGAGGTCCTGGCCGTCGTGGCCGTGGCGCTGTTCCTCGCGGACGTGCGGCTCGGTGAGACGGCGAGAACGCGGCACCTGGTGCTGGTCGTGGACGGCAGCCTGTCCATGTCCGCGCGCGGCCGGGACGGGGTGACGGTGCTGGAGAAGGCGCGCCAGGAGGCCGCGAAGCGCGTGGAGGAGGTGGACGCCACGCAGGTGACGGTGCTGGCCAGTGGCATCGCCCCGCGCGTGCTGGCGGGCCCGGAGGCGGAGCCTTCGCGTGCGCTCGCGGCGCTGGAGTCCTTTCATGCGCAGGGCGCGGACCATGACCCCGTGCCCACGTTGATATGGGCGCAGGAGCTGGCCGGTGCCGGCAGGCGCGTGGTCTTCCTCACCGACGTGGCTCCGGAGAACGCGGCCCTCGTGCCGGACTCGGTGCGGTGGATGGCGCTGGGGTCGGGGCGCGACAACGTGGCGCTCGTCTCCGCGCAGCGGCGGGACGAGGGCGCCACGGCCACGGTGACGCTGCGGGTGGCGCGCTTCGGCGCGGGGCCTCGGGAGGTGGAGGCACGGGTGCGCGCGCAGCCCGGCCCCGGCGCGAAGCAGGGCACCGAGCGCGTGGAGCGCGTGCAACTCCCCGACGAGGGCACCGCCACCGTGCGCCTCACCTTCCAGGGCGCGGGGGAGGTGGAGGTCTCCCTGCCCGACGATGCGCTGCCCGAGGATGGACGCGTCCGCCTGTCGCCCGCGCCGTTGCGTCCCATCGCGGTGGGACTCGCGGAGGGGCTCGCGGCGCCCGAGCGTCAGGCCGTGGAGCGCTTCCTCGCGGTGGCGCCCGAGGTGGAGAAGGGCACTCCGACGACTGGAGAGACGCTGCTCATCGGCCCCCGGGGGACGGATGCGCGGGTGACGGTGGGCGCGGCGGGGACGCTGCGCACCTTCCTGGGGCCGTTCTTCGCCGAGAAGGGCCACCCACTGCTGGATGACGTGCAGCTCGCGGGCGTGCGGTGGACCGCGGGGGACAACCCGCCCGGGCGTCCGCTGGTGACGGCGGGTGAGGCGGTGCTCGTGTCCGAGGAAGAGGGCGGCCGGGTGCACCTCAACGTGGACCTGACGCGCTCCAACGTCCAGCGCGTGACGGCGTGGCCGGTGCTGCTGGGCAACCTGGTGCGCGAGGCGCGGCGCACGCGCGAGGGCTTCCCCCGGCGGCAGCTCACCCTGGGCGAGCCCCTGCCCGTGGTGACGGTGCCCGGCGCGCGCTACACGCTGGTGGGCCCGGAGGGACGCCGTCCCGTGTTTGGCGCGGGGGCGGTGGACCTGCCACCGCCTTCGGGTCCGGGCCGCTACGTGCTGGAGCGCGACGGGGACGAGGTGGACACGGCGGAGGTGCTTGCCCTGGACGCCCGCGAGTCGGACCTGCGCGGGCGTGGCGCCGCGGACGTGGCGGCGCGCGAGGCGGGTGATGACGAGGAGCACGGCGCGCCGGGACGGGCGCGCTGGCCCCTGGTCCTGCTGCTGGCCGCGTTGGTCGCGGACTTCTACGTCACCCGGCGCGTATGA
- a CDS encoding VWA domain-containing protein, which translates to MTFSLPQAWVLLLPLGLFLWKYGRRPGPPMWLRAALLVLAVGALSGPELRLADAGSDVVVVVDRSASMPRDVDRTAQELITLLEAQRRPGDRVGVITFGREPRVEQSLSTAGRFGGFSRPVDVEASDLAAALDAAGGLIPDERTGRVLVLSDGRATGVDARGAARRLAARGLAVDWRQLARPEPPLDVAVVSLDVPGSVAVREPFQFSAVVHATAAVTGKVRLERNGRVLVQGPFDFTPGANVLPLRDLVEEPGLVRYQLTVEAPGDGVTENDKGLAVLRVEGPPRVLLLTNQPRGTLAKALAETGMQVDVRAPFRLTLDDLDGVGSVVLENVDANTLGEPGLLSLASYVEQAGGGLVMTGGRSSFGEGGYRRSPVEPLLPVSLEMREEQRRAAVALSVLMDCSCSMGVTVPDGRTKMELAAEGVVAALTLLNPKDEVSVHMVDTESHEIFPLSSVEAGLPLNEVARGFSGGGGIYVGEALRTGREEILRSDKPTRHVLLFSDAADSEEPDDYQRTLAELRAKDVTVSVIGLGSPKDSDADLLKEVASRGGGRIYFAEDAMSLPRIFSQETLTVARATFVDEPASMEGAPDLPLLGRLSPQGLPQVGGYNLTYLKPRASVALRTLDTNTAPVLAMWPRGAGRTVAFTAEVDGPYTGELRQWSALRAALEAMVRWTLAGATPVGEAVVRSERRGHLLRVTLDLPPGEPLPGALPTLVLLPGDGRTAQVEKPMRWEDEDRLVAEYPLQGSGTWHPVVRLGSRVLRAPPVTLPYAPEFEPGSVKEGLELLRAVAAVGGGVERLSMTGLFMEAPESQGRLALAPWLVGLALAVLLAEVAVRRFLSGPRVRKPASVTVARPAFAGVPAVSAAPVRAAPTVEVKRGTEEQGEATAAPTDTAVAKPKEGGVDSALEAARARSRRRLDR; encoded by the coding sequence ATGACCTTCTCCCTTCCCCAGGCGTGGGTGCTGCTGCTGCCGCTGGGCCTCTTCCTCTGGAAGTACGGCCGGCGGCCCGGTCCGCCCATGTGGCTGCGGGCCGCGCTGCTGGTGCTCGCGGTGGGCGCGCTGTCCGGCCCCGAGCTGCGGCTGGCGGACGCGGGCAGCGACGTCGTCGTGGTGGTGGACCGCTCCGCCTCCATGCCCCGCGACGTGGACCGCACCGCGCAGGAGCTCATCACCCTGCTGGAGGCGCAGCGCCGTCCCGGAGACCGCGTGGGCGTCATCACCTTCGGCCGCGAGCCCCGCGTGGAGCAGTCGCTGTCCACCGCCGGCCGCTTCGGCGGCTTCTCGCGGCCGGTGGATGTGGAGGCGTCGGACCTGGCCGCCGCGCTGGATGCGGCGGGCGGCCTCATTCCCGACGAGCGCACCGGTCGCGTGCTGGTGCTGTCCGACGGGCGGGCCACGGGCGTGGACGCGCGCGGCGCGGCGCGGAGGCTGGCGGCGCGAGGGCTCGCCGTGGACTGGCGCCAGCTCGCCCGGCCCGAGCCTCCGCTGGACGTCGCCGTCGTCTCGCTGGACGTGCCCGGCTCCGTGGCCGTGCGCGAGCCGTTCCAGTTCTCCGCCGTGGTGCACGCCACGGCGGCCGTCACCGGCAAGGTGCGCCTGGAGCGCAACGGCCGCGTGCTGGTGCAGGGCCCCTTCGACTTCACGCCCGGCGCCAACGTGTTGCCGCTCCGGGACTTGGTGGAGGAGCCGGGGCTCGTGCGCTACCAGCTCACGGTGGAGGCCCCCGGCGACGGTGTCACGGAGAACGACAAGGGGCTCGCGGTGCTGCGCGTGGAGGGACCGCCGCGCGTGCTGCTCTTGACGAACCAGCCCCGGGGCACACTCGCGAAGGCGCTCGCGGAGACGGGCATGCAGGTGGACGTCCGCGCGCCCTTCCGGCTCACGCTGGATGATTTGGACGGCGTGGGCTCGGTGGTGCTGGAGAACGTGGACGCCAACACGCTGGGCGAGCCGGGGCTCCTCTCGCTGGCGTCCTATGTGGAGCAGGCGGGGGGCGGGCTCGTGATGACGGGCGGGCGCAGCAGCTTCGGCGAGGGCGGCTACCGGCGCTCACCGGTGGAGCCGCTGCTGCCGGTGTCGCTGGAGATGCGCGAGGAGCAGCGCCGCGCGGCCGTGGCGCTGAGCGTGTTGATGGACTGCTCGTGCTCCATGGGCGTCACCGTGCCCGACGGGCGCACGAAGATGGAGCTGGCCGCCGAGGGCGTCGTCGCCGCGCTCACGCTGCTCAATCCGAAGGACGAGGTCTCCGTCCACATGGTGGACACGGAGTCCCACGAAATCTTCCCGCTCAGCTCGGTGGAGGCGGGCCTGCCGCTGAACGAGGTGGCGCGAGGCTTCAGCGGGGGCGGCGGCATCTACGTGGGTGAGGCGCTGCGCACGGGCCGGGAAGAAATCCTTCGCAGCGACAAGCCCACGCGGCACGTGCTGCTCTTCTCCGACGCGGCGGACTCCGAGGAGCCGGACGACTACCAGCGCACGCTGGCGGAGCTGCGCGCGAAGGACGTGACGGTGTCCGTCATCGGCCTGGGCTCGCCGAAGGATTCGGACGCGGACCTGCTGAAGGAGGTGGCCTCACGCGGCGGCGGGCGCATCTACTTCGCGGAGGATGCGATGAGCCTGCCGCGCATCTTCAGCCAGGAGACGCTCACGGTGGCGCGCGCCACCTTCGTGGACGAGCCCGCCTCGATGGAGGGCGCCCCGGACCTTCCGTTGCTGGGCCGCTTGTCGCCGCAGGGGCTGCCGCAGGTGGGCGGCTACAACCTCACGTACCTCAAGCCGCGCGCCAGCGTGGCGCTGCGCACGCTGGACACCAACACCGCGCCGGTGCTGGCCATGTGGCCGCGCGGCGCGGGGCGCACGGTGGCCTTCACCGCGGAGGTGGACGGGCCGTACACGGGCGAGCTGCGCCAGTGGAGCGCGCTGCGCGCGGCGCTGGAGGCCATGGTGCGCTGGACGCTCGCGGGCGCGACGCCCGTGGGCGAAGCGGTGGTGCGCTCCGAGCGGCGGGGCCACCTGCTGCGCGTGACGTTGGATTTGCCTCCCGGCGAGCCGCTGCCGGGCGCGCTGCCCACGCTGGTGCTGCTGCCCGGGGACGGGCGCACCGCCCAGGTGGAGAAGCCCATGCGCTGGGAGGACGAGGACCGGCTGGTGGCCGAGTACCCGCTGCAGGGCAGTGGCACGTGGCACCCGGTGGTGCGCCTGGGCTCGCGGGTGCTGCGCGCGCCGCCGGTGACGCTGCCGTACGCACCGGAGTTCGAGCCCGGCAGCGTGAAGGAGGGCCTGGAGTTGCTGCGCGCGGTGGCGGCCGTGGGGGGCGGCGTGGAGCGCCTCTCCATGACGGGCCTCTTCATGGAGGCGCCCGAGTCGCAAGGCCGGCTCGCCCTGGCACCGTGGTTGGTGGGCCTGGCGCTGGCCGTGCTGCTGGCGGAGGTGGCCGTGCGCCGCTTCCTCTCCGGGCCTCGCGTGCGCAAGCCAGCCTCGGTGACGGTGGCCAGGCCCGCGTTCGCGGGTGTGCCGGCTGTCAGTGCCGCGCCTGTTCGCGCGGCTCCCACCGTGGAGGTGAAGCGCGGCACGGAGGAGCAGGGCGAGGCGACGGCGGCTCCCACCGACACCGCGGTCGCGAAGCCGAAGGAGGGCGGGGTGGATTCCGCGCTGGAGGCGGCTCGCGCCCGCTCCCGCCGACGGCTGGACCGGTGA
- a CDS encoding DNA alkylation repair protein gives MDLQETMRELESLGSEQTRKTFLRHGASEPLFGVKFGDLEKLRKRIRTNAGLAEALWDTGNADARMLATMVADAAAMSWEHLNAWAQAINWHSLVDVFVSNVALRSPHFRTAVETWTAQAGELQSRAGWQLLAALATKTTNLVDAELAPWLPRIEQGIHTAQNRVREAMNTALIAIGGRGGPLRETALEVAKRIGKVEVDHGDTACETPDAAEYIERIRARKEGGMAKAAAVAKNAVDSVKDMAAKAQGVASSGAMNAVANAKNVMAGARSVVSSAQGVVSAVAKKAAAGARNVVSGTARKAPSGVKTAAAKKAPARAKKNGAAKKASPASTARKAAPTKRASTTAKKATAKRGASTQTKRTPVPRAAPASKRATAKRAAPAPKRATVKRVAPASRRATAKKAATPSRSRTGVKKGSRSRS, from the coding sequence ATGGACCTCCAAGAGACGATGCGGGAGCTGGAGTCATTGGGTTCGGAGCAGACCCGGAAGACGTTCCTTCGTCACGGTGCGTCGGAGCCGCTCTTCGGCGTGAAGTTCGGGGACCTGGAGAAGCTGCGCAAGCGCATCCGGACGAACGCCGGGCTCGCCGAGGCGCTGTGGGACACGGGCAACGCGGATGCGCGCATGCTGGCGACGATGGTGGCCGATGCCGCCGCCATGTCGTGGGAGCACCTGAATGCCTGGGCCCAGGCGATCAACTGGCACTCGCTGGTGGATGTCTTCGTGAGCAACGTGGCGCTGCGCTCACCGCACTTCAGGACGGCGGTGGAGACGTGGACGGCGCAGGCCGGGGAGCTGCAGAGCCGCGCGGGCTGGCAGTTGCTGGCGGCGCTGGCCACCAAGACGACGAACCTGGTCGACGCGGAGCTTGCCCCCTGGCTGCCGCGCATCGAGCAGGGCATCCACACCGCGCAGAACCGCGTGCGCGAAGCGATGAACACCGCGCTGATTGCCATTGGCGGGAGGGGTGGGCCGCTGCGGGAGACGGCACTCGAGGTGGCGAAGCGCATCGGCAAGGTGGAGGTCGACCACGGTGACACCGCCTGCGAGACGCCAGATGCGGCGGAGTACATCGAGCGGATTCGCGCCCGGAAGGAGGGGGGCATGGCGAAGGCCGCCGCCGTGGCGAAGAACGCCGTGGACAGCGTGAAGGACATGGCGGCGAAGGCTCAGGGCGTGGCGTCGTCGGGCGCGATGAACGCCGTGGCGAACGCGAAGAACGTGATGGCCGGCGCGAGGAGCGTCGTGAGCAGTGCGCAGGGCGTGGTGTCGGCAGTGGCGAAGAAGGCGGCCGCCGGTGCGCGGAACGTGGTCTCCGGTACGGCGCGGAAGGCGCCCTCGGGTGTGAAGACGGCTGCGGCGAAGAAGGCCCCGGCTCGCGCGAAGAAGAACGGGGCGGCGAAGAAGGCCAGCCCGGCGTCCACAGCTCGCAAGGCGGCGCCGACGAAGCGTGCCTCCACCACGGCGAAGAAGGCCACCGCGAAGCGCGGCGCTTCTACCCAGACGAAGAGGACCCCGGTGCCTCGGGCTGCCCCCGCGTCGAAGCGGGCCACGGCGAAGCGAGCCGCTCCCGCACCGAAGCGGGCCACGGTGAAGCGAGTCGCTCCCGCATCGAGACGGGCCACGGCGAAGAAGGCGGCGACACCGAGCCGGAGCAGGACCGGCGTGAAGAAGGGCTCACGGTCCCGCTCCTGA
- a CDS encoding translocation/assembly module TamB domain-containing protein: MSLKVNLQDLDVARAMELAKQPKGASGHLSGTLAVVGPAREPKLDFVLRGRDMSYQVPPPGFSLKQPLAFELRAASDAKDGTLDARLDLQGLASQAYVALRTPFTMGGLLAKPPTPEEALSAAVELEARVADLPLTLLEGMQGVEKPDGKVSAQVDIRGSVLVPQGQLAVQVAGATANGIPPQNGQLTVTGGEKDVKVVLAVQRQEGPLAQLEATLLAPLGALQDREVYGRIPFRIRGRLMPVSIQELPGLARARASDLPPTPGTHSQGLQGVLAMEVAARGTLDTPEVDLTAGVQKLGVGTLGLGQARLHYTYKGIRSAFDAMLTAPAGGTMMVTGGVDLDVSLPAFEKGLQYTRAPLEVSLKARNFDPSFLSGATEMVRTLGGLVQADAKLAGTVGAPTFQGTLAWKDGVLGLMGLGEYREIQLALEASQESLALRTLSAKAGNGSLRLEAPLTAVRTRKGEYELSSPKGNEHPLVTQDFPIIYDDQLMAVVSLRAKVEGTLSATLVNLRNVSVPEATITLPELKRRDLQPLERPGDIVLVRNGVPVERKKRKQQQQPSPGAPGTPEKDKEENIPDPTPSDRRRTAVGGSGVGAQAEDLAKAVDEAGEDEEVGVEQEAPLRTYWVNVNAPRNIWVKGSDVNVELGLSEDFRVEYRDAARLFGEVRVLRGRVDVLGRRFDVQRDSQVRFTGPPAVPYINVTAEHRNDNAKVTVFVTIRGQGRDITLKPTSDPPLPESEIYTLLATGRRTLERGSGASMTASAQAASVVGSLVANEARKALAAKLPLDVLSIEAGDSGIAGTKLEVGTYVTDKIYVGYTGRVGANLQQGENANAVRFEYQLGTRWSLEGQYGDARSGGLDLIWSKEY, translated from the coding sequence ATGTCCCTCAAGGTGAACCTGCAGGACCTGGACGTCGCCCGGGCCATGGAGCTGGCGAAGCAGCCGAAAGGCGCGAGCGGCCACCTCTCCGGGACGCTGGCGGTGGTGGGCCCGGCGCGCGAGCCGAAGCTGGACTTCGTCCTGCGCGGCAGGGACATGAGCTACCAGGTGCCTCCTCCGGGTTTCTCGCTGAAGCAGCCGCTGGCCTTCGAGCTGCGCGCCGCGTCCGATGCGAAGGACGGCACGCTGGACGCGCGCCTGGACCTGCAAGGGCTCGCCTCGCAGGCGTACGTCGCGCTGCGCACGCCCTTCACGATGGGCGGGTTGCTGGCGAAGCCGCCCACGCCCGAAGAGGCGCTGAGCGCGGCGGTGGAATTGGAGGCCCGCGTGGCGGACCTGCCCCTCACGTTGCTCGAGGGGATGCAGGGCGTGGAGAAGCCGGATGGCAAGGTGTCCGCACAGGTGGACATCCGGGGCTCGGTGCTGGTGCCCCAGGGCCAGCTGGCCGTGCAGGTGGCGGGGGCGACCGCCAACGGCATTCCTCCGCAGAACGGCCAGCTCACCGTGACGGGGGGAGAGAAGGACGTGAAGGTGGTGCTGGCGGTGCAGCGCCAGGAAGGGCCGCTGGCGCAATTGGAGGCCACGCTGCTGGCGCCCCTGGGCGCGCTGCAGGACCGCGAAGTCTATGGCCGCATCCCCTTCCGCATCCGCGGCCGGCTGATGCCGGTGTCCATCCAGGAGCTGCCCGGCCTGGCCCGCGCCCGCGCCTCGGACCTGCCGCCCACGCCGGGCACCCACTCGCAGGGCCTGCAGGGGGTGCTGGCAATGGAGGTGGCCGCGCGCGGCACGCTGGACACGCCCGAGGTGGACCTCACGGCGGGCGTGCAGAAGCTGGGCGTGGGCACCCTGGGGCTGGGGCAGGCGCGCCTGCACTACACGTACAAGGGCATCCGCTCCGCCTTCGACGCGATGCTCACCGCGCCGGCGGGCGGCACGATGATGGTGACGGGCGGCGTGGACCTGGACGTGTCGCTGCCCGCCTTCGAGAAGGGCCTGCAGTACACGCGCGCGCCGCTGGAGGTGTCCCTCAAGGCGCGCAACTTCGACCCGTCCTTCCTCTCCGGCGCCACGGAGATGGTGCGCACCCTGGGCGGCCTGGTGCAGGCGGACGCGAAGCTCGCCGGCACCGTGGGAGCGCCCACCTTCCAGGGCACCCTGGCGTGGAAGGACGGCGTGCTGGGGCTGATGGGCCTGGGCGAGTACCGCGAAATCCAGCTCGCCCTGGAGGCCAGCCAGGAGTCCCTCGCGCTGCGGACGCTGTCGGCGAAGGCCGGCAATGGCTCGCTGCGGCTGGAGGCGCCGTTGACGGCCGTGCGCACCCGCAAGGGGGAGTACGAGCTGTCCAGCCCGAAGGGCAATGAGCACCCGCTCGTCACGCAGGACTTCCCCATCATCTACGACGACCAGCTCATGGCCGTGGTGAGCCTGCGCGCGAAGGTGGAGGGCACGCTGTCCGCGACGCTCGTCAACCTGCGCAACGTCTCCGTCCCCGAGGCCACCATCACCCTGCCGGAGCTGAAGCGGAGGGACTTGCAGCCACTGGAGCGGCCCGGTGACATCGTCCTCGTGCGCAACGGCGTGCCCGTGGAGCGCAAGAAGCGCAAGCAGCAACAGCAGCCCTCGCCCGGAGCGCCCGGGACACCCGAGAAGGACAAGGAGGAGAACATCCCGGACCCCACGCCCAGCGACCGCCGGCGCACGGCCGTGGGTGGCAGCGGCGTGGGAGCTCAGGCGGAGGACCTCGCGAAGGCCGTGGACGAGGCCGGTGAAGACGAGGAGGTCGGGGTGGAGCAGGAGGCGCCGCTGCGCACGTACTGGGTGAACGTGAATGCGCCGCGCAACATCTGGGTGAAGGGCTCGGACGTGAATGTCGAGCTGGGGCTGTCCGAGGACTTCCGCGTGGAGTACCGCGACGCGGCGCGCCTGTTCGGCGAGGTGCGCGTGCTGCGCGGGCGCGTGGACGTGCTGGGCCGCCGCTTCGACGTGCAGCGCGACAGCCAGGTGCGCTTCACCGGCCCGCCGGCGGTGCCGTACATCAACGTCACCGCCGAGCACCGCAACGACAACGCCAAGGTGACGGTGTTCGTCACCATCCGCGGCCAGGGCCGGGACATCACCCTGAAGCCCACCAGCGACCCGCCGCTGCCGGAGTCGGAAATCTATACGCTGCTCGCCACCGGCCGCCGCACGCTGGAGCGCGGCTCGGGCGCGTCCATGACGGCCAGCGCCCAGGCCGCCTCCGTGGTGGGCTCGCTCGTGGCCAACGAGGCGCGCAAGGCGCTGGCGGCGAAGCTCCCGCTGGACGTGCTCTCCATCGAGGCCGGCGACTCCGGAATCGCCGGCACCAAGCTGGAGGTGGGCACGTACGTGACGGACAAAATCTACGTGGGCTACACCGGCCGCGTCGGCGCCAACCTCCAGCAGGGAGAGAACGCCAACGCCGTGCGCTTCGAGTACCAGCTCGGTACGCGCTGGAGCCTGGAAGGCCAGTATGGCGACGCGCGCTCGGGCGGCCTGGACCTCATCTGGAGCAAGGAATACTGA